GGCACTACGTCTTCCACCAATTACCCCACCACCGGCAAGGCCGCCGGCACGGCGTTTCGGGGCGGCACCCGCATTGCGCCCTACGGCAGCAGCTCGGCCTTTGTGCTGCCCAACGGGTCTGACCTAATCATCAGCCGACTGAGCGCCGACGGTGGCCGGCTGCGGGCCAGCACGTACCTGGGCGGCACGGGCAATGACGGCCTGCTCGACCCGCAAACGCCGGCGCCCAACCTGCGCTACAACTACGGCGACGCTTTCCGGGGCGACCTGGCCGTGGATGCGCAGGGCAACGTGTTTGTGGCCAGCACCACGGCCTCGGCCGACTTTCCGGGGCTGGCCGCCGGCGCCACGTTTCGCGGGGGCCTCACCGATGGCCTGGTCACCAGCCTCGATTCCAGCCTGAGCCAGGTGCGCTGGACCACGCTGCTGGGCGGCTCGGGCGCCGACGCGGCTTACTCTATGCAGCGCGAAGACAGCGGCGGCCTGCTGGTGGCCGGCGGCACCACCAGCCCCAACTTTGGGGGCACGGCGAATGGCTACCGGCCCAGCTTTGGGGGCGTGGTGGATGGCTTCGTGGCGCGCCTGTCGGGAATGGGAAGCCTCATCCAGAGCACTTACCTGGGCAGTACGGCCCAGGACCAGGCCTACTTCGTGCGGCGCACGGCGGGCGGGCAGGTGTACGTGTTGGGCCAGACGCTCACCAACAACTGGCCGGGCCTGAGCAACGGGGTGTATAAAAATCCGCGGGGCCACCAGTTCATTCAGCAGCTGGCGCCCGACCTGCGCACGGCGGGGTTTGCCACGGTGTTTGGCAGCGGCCGGGCCGTGCCCGACATTTCGCCCACGGCGTTTGAGGTGGACTGCTACGGCCGCCTGTTTGTGGCGGGCTGGGGCGGCGGGCTCGACCCCAACAACGGCTCCACCGTGGGCCTCGACGTGACACCCAACGCCCTGCAACCCGCCACCGACGGCATGGATTTCTACCTGATGCAGCTCTCCGACGGGGCACGGGTGCTCGAATACGCCACGTTTTTCGGCACTTCGGCCGATGACCACGTCGACGGCGGGCTGTCGCGCTTCGACGCGCAGGGCTCCCTCTACCAGGCCGTGTGCGCCTGCAACCAGGGCACCGGCGCCGGCCTGCCCATTCCGGCCGGCGCGCACACCTACTCGCCCACCAACGGCTCGGCCCATTGCAACAACGCGGCCTTCCGATTCGACCTGACGGCCGGCACCACCCCGGCCGGGCCCGACTCCCTCACGGTATGCGCCCGGTCCGGGGCCGTGCCGCTGGGCGGCTCCCCGGCGGGGGGCATCTGGACGGGTGCGGGCGTAACGGGCTCGGTGGCAACGGGCTACCGGTTTACGCCCGACACGGCCCGGCTGGGCACGTTCGTGCTGACGTACACGAGTCCGCTCACAGGCGCGTGCGCAGGCACGGGCACCAATACCCGGCGCATCACCGTGCTACCGCAGGCGCTGGCCCGGATGGTGACGCGCGACACCACCGTGTGCCTGCAGCCACAAGGCCCGCCCCCGCCCCTGATTCGGCTGGTGGCCAGGCCGGCGGGCGGCACCTTTGTGGGCGTGGGCGTCACGAGCAGCCCCCCGTTTGCGTTCGACCCCGTGGCGGCGGGGCCCGGCCAGCACCAGGTACGCTACGTGCTGCCGGGCACGGCCTCGGGCGGGCGCTGCCCGTCGGTGGCGTCGGTCACGTTCACCGTATTTGGGCTGCGCCATGTCGACCTGGGCCCGCCGGTGGTGCTGTGCGCCAACGACCCGCCTTACGCGCTGGGCGGCCTGCCGCCCGGCGGCAGCTGGATGGGCGACGGCGTGAGCGTGAACAACCTTGGCGTCTACGTATTCACCCCCAGCCCGGCCCTGATAGGCACGCACGCCTTGGTGTATGTGTTCAGCGGCACGCAGTTCTGCGGGCCCATCCGCGACACGCTGTACGTGCGGGTGAAGCCGGTGAGCGGCACGGTGCAGGTGCCGGCCGACACGGCGCTGTGCACCACGGCGGCGACGTTCCGGCTGCGCGGCGGCACGCCCGCGGGCGGCACCTGGAGCGGGCCGGGCGTGACGGGCTCGCCGGCCACGGGCTTCTTTTTTACGCCCAGCCCTGCCCTCACCGGCACCCACGCGCTGGTATACACGGGCGCGGTGCTCGATACCGCCAGCTGTCCGTCTAGGGCCACCCGCAACGTGACGCTGCAGGCGGGTGTGGTGCAATTGAGCATTGTTAACACCGCCATGTGCCCCACCGCCGGGCCTCAGGTGCTGAGCGCCAGCCCTCCCGGCGGCACGTGGAGCGGGCCGGGCGTAACGGGCTCGCCAGCCAGCGGCTACAGCTTCACGCCGAGCGTGGCCCTGGTGGGCCTCCAAACGCTGGTGTATACCACTACTGCCACCAACCCCGCGCAATGCCCGGCTTCAGGCAGGCTGCAGGTGCACGTGCTGCCTTTTCCGCTGGCTGTGCTCGACTCGCTGGCGCCAATGAGCTTCTGTGCCGCGTCGCCACCTCACGGCGTAGTACTCACGGCGCAGCCGCCTGGCGGCACGTTCGGCGGCCCGGGCGTGGTGGGCAACCGCTTCAACCCGGCGCTGGCCGGACCAGGGCGCCACGTGCTCACCTACACGCTACCGTTTCTAACCTGCACCCAAGTAGTCACCACCGTGGCCGAGGTGACCCTGCTGGCCCCCATCCGCCTGCCCGCCGACACGGTACTGTGCCTCGCCCCTGCGCCGTTTCGGCTGCGGGCCACGCCCGCCGGCGGCACCTGGACGGGCCCGAACGTGACGGCGGCCGGACTCTTCACGCCGCCGCTCACGCCGGGCACTAGCCTGCTTACTTACAGTCTACCCGATGGCTGCGGCACGGCCCCTTATCGCGTCACGGTGCCGGCGCAGCCCACGTTTGCGGCCCGGTGGTCGGCCTCCGATTGCTCGGGCAGTGCCCTGGCGCCGCGCCTGGTGCGCTTCGAAGCCACGGGGCCCGCGGCAGCGCAGGTGCAATGGGACTTTGGCGACGGCAGCGCCGTAGGCAGCGGCGCGGTGGTGGAGCACACCTACGCAGCCGGTCACTACCAGCCGCAGGCCTCGCTGGCGGGCGGCAGCGGGCCGGGGCCATGCCCACGTCAGATGGCCCTACCGGGCTTGGAAGTGCTGCCGGCCGTGCTGCCCAACGTCATCACACCCAACGGCGACGGGCAGAATGATGCGTTTGCGCCCCGCATCGGTGACTGCCTGGGGCGGCTGCAGGTCTTTTCCCGCTGGGGCCAGCCCGTGTTCGACAGCCCCACCTACCACAACGAGTGGGACGGCGCGGGCCTGCCGGCTGGCATCTACTACTACCTGCTTGGCACGGCCAACGGCAACAGCCGGGTGAAAGGCTGGGTGGAAATTGTGCGGTAGGCCGGGGCCAGCCTTCATTCAAGGAGGGGTGCTACGAATGCTTGGGGTAACTCTTTCCGGTCGGCCGCGGTTTACTCCCGACCTTTGCCCTACTTATGGACCCCACCACTTCCGCCACCAAAACCGGCCAGGTCTTCGACTGGGCCGTGCTGCGCCGCCTGCTCGGCTACGTACGTCCCTACCGGCGCGTATTTATTGGCCTCATCGTGCTCACCGTGGCCACAGCCGTGCTGGGCACGCTGCGGCCCTTTCTCATTCAGCGCATGGTCGATGTCAGCATCGAGCAGGGCGATATGAAAGGGCTGAACTTCATGTTCCTCTTGCTGCTGGTGCTGCTGGTGGCCCACGCCGGCGTGAGCTATTTGCAGACGTACTACGGCGGCTGGCTGGGCCAGTACATTGTGCGCGACATCCGCACCGACCTCTACCGCCACCTGCTCAGCCTCAAGCTGAAGTTCTTCGACCAGACGCCCATCGGCGTGCTCGTGACGCGCAACATCTCCGACGTCGAAACGCTGTCCGACGTGTTTAGCGAGGGCCTGGCGGCCATGGTGGGCGACATTCTGCAGCTGCTCTTCATCATGGCCTTCATGTTCTGGATAGACTGGCGTCTCACGCTCATTAGCCTGTCGGTGATTCCGCCGCTGCTGTTCAGCACCTACGTGTTCAAGGAAAAAATCAAGGGTTCGTTTCAGGACGTGCGCACGGCCGTGGCCAAGCTCAACAGCTTCGTGCAGGAGCACCTCACGGGCATGAACGTGGTCCAGATTTTCAACAACGAGGAGCGCGAGTACCGCAAGTTCGCGGCCATCAACAAGGAGCACACCGAGGCCAACATCCGCTCGGTGCTCTACTACAGCATCTATTTCCCGGTGGCCGAGGTGTTGGGCGCCATCGGCGTGGGCCTGCTGGTGTGGTACGCGGCCCAGGGCCAAATTGAAGGCAGCATCTCGAAGGGTGCGCTCATCGCCTTCATCATGTACAACGCGCTGTTCTTCCGCCCCATCCGCCAGATTGCCGACCGGTTCAACACCCTGCAATTGGGCCTGGTGAGCACCGAGCGCCTGCTAAAACTTCTAGATAATCAGGACCTGATAGCCCCCACCGGCACCTTCGCTCCGGCCGAGTTGAAAGGCGACGTGGAGTTCAAGCACGTCAAGTTCGCCTACAACGAGCCCGACTGGGTGCTGAAAGACATCAGCTTCCACGTGAAGCCGGGCCAGACCATCGCCTTCGTGGGCGCCACCGGCGCGGGCAAAACCAGCATCATCAACCTGCTGAGCCGGTTTTACGACATCCAGGAAGGCAGCATCTGCATCGATGGCCGCGACCTGCGCGAGTACGACCTCAGCCTGCTGCGCCGCCAAATCGGTATCGTGCTGCAGGATGTGTTCCTGTTCGCTGGTAGCATCCGCGACAACATCACGCTGGGCAACAAAACCATCACCGACGAGCAAATCTGGGAGGCGGCCGACCTCGTGGGCGCCCGCCGCTTCATCGAGCGCCTGCCCGAAGGCCTCAGCTACCCCGTGATGGAGCGCGGCGCCACGCTTTCGGTGGGTCAGCGTCAGCTCATCAGCTTCGTGCGGGCCATGGTGTACCAGCCCCACATCATCGTGCTCGACGAAGCCACGTCGTCCGTCGATTCCGAAACCGAGGAGCTCATTCAGCAAGCCATCGAAAAGCTGATGCAGGGCCGTACCTCGCTCGTCATCGCCCACCGCCTCAGCACCATCCAGAAAGCCGACAAAATCATTGTACTCGACAAGGGCGAAATCAAGGAAACCGGCACCCACGAGGAGCTGCTGCGCATCGAGGGCGGGTATTATGCTCAGCTCTACCGCATGCAATACGTGGTGGCCAATGAGTAAATGGGCAAATCAGTAACTGAGTAAGGCGGTTTGAACTTGACTTCTCTCCCTTTGCTCACCTGCTCACTTTACGCAGTTACTCAACCACTTCCTTACCTATGCGCTACCTCTTCCTCGCCGTTATTCTGCTCACCCTGGCCGCTGCGGGCTTCTACGCCTACCTCGGCGGCACCCACTCCCCCAAAGTGGCCCTCGAAACCACGGCCGCGCCGCTGTACCTGGCCGGCCAGCCCTACCACGGCGTGGTGACGGGCGACGCCTTCGGCCGCCTGTTCCGCCAGGCCAAAGACGCCCAGGCCCGCCTGCACGGCGACCTGGCCAACCTTTACCTCAACGACCCCGAAACGGCGCGCGACACCGTGCGGGCCTTCATCGGCCTGGCCCTGGCCGACACCACCCAATCCCTGCCCGCTGGCTTCCGCTACCGCGTGGTGCCCGCCGGGCAGCGCGTGGTGGCCGCCCGCCTGCAAGGCGTGAGCTACCTGCTGGCCCCCAACAAGCTCTACCCAGCCGCCCTCGAAGCCGTGAAAGCCCAGAAGCTCACCCAGCGCGGCGACTTCTACTTGGAGCGTTTTGGCGCCAACGACGCCTCCGAGGTATGGGTGGGCGTGAAGTAGCAGGCCGCCTCGCTTGTTGACCACGCCGAGATTTTTAGCTAACAAAAAAGCCCCTGACCGACATGGCCAGGGGCTTTCGCTTGCAGAAGCAGCATTATTTCTGACATGGCCTAACGGCCGAAGTAGTACGTGCCGCCAAACTGCAGCTGGTTGAGGCCAAAGTTGGCGCCGAAGGTGCTGAGGGTGTTTTCGTAGCTCGACGGCTTGGTGACGTTGCTATTGGGGTATTCGGGTTGGTCGAAGCTGAGGTGCGAGAAGCCGAGCGAGCCAATGGACGCGCTGATGCC
This DNA window, taken from Hymenobacter sp. 5317J-9, encodes the following:
- a CDS encoding gliding motility-associated C-terminal domain-containing protein; protein product: MRSTFTLLLLLVLFFRPAWAQEAAPTVEFTENKGQWDARAAYAAPVATGARLFVEPDGLAYALTSGLPNHAPAKPGPKQTSSPSALLRSHGLRVEFVQPLAGAKLLAENPAAGRQHYLRGNDPRRWAAEVRTFRQLRYRELWPGTDLVLHESAAHQLEYDLLLAPGAAPARARLRYRGADAMRLDAVTGNLLVQTSAGPLTELCPRAWQTDAAGQRQPVACAFELRGNEVGFRMGAYDRRRPLVIDPVVQFASYTGSTVENWGFAATHDAAGNLYTAGLVFEPGYPVTTGAYQTSFGGSVDIAIMKFNTATSGPGARAWATHLGGNNLEFPHSLAVNGRGELLMLGTTSSTNYPTTGKAAGTAFRGGTRIAPYGSSSAFVLPNGSDLIISRLSADGGRLRASTYLGGTGNDGLLDPQTPAPNLRYNYGDAFRGDLAVDAQGNVFVASTTASADFPGLAAGATFRGGLTDGLVTSLDSSLSQVRWTTLLGGSGADAAYSMQREDSGGLLVAGGTTSPNFGGTANGYRPSFGGVVDGFVARLSGMGSLIQSTYLGSTAQDQAYFVRRTAGGQVYVLGQTLTNNWPGLSNGVYKNPRGHQFIQQLAPDLRTAGFATVFGSGRAVPDISPTAFEVDCYGRLFVAGWGGGLDPNNGSTVGLDVTPNALQPATDGMDFYLMQLSDGARVLEYATFFGTSADDHVDGGLSRFDAQGSLYQAVCACNQGTGAGLPIPAGAHTYSPTNGSAHCNNAAFRFDLTAGTTPAGPDSLTVCARSGAVPLGGSPAGGIWTGAGVTGSVATGYRFTPDTARLGTFVLTYTSPLTGACAGTGTNTRRITVLPQALARMVTRDTTVCLQPQGPPPPLIRLVARPAGGTFVGVGVTSSPPFAFDPVAAGPGQHQVRYVLPGTASGGRCPSVASVTFTVFGLRHVDLGPPVVLCANDPPYALGGLPPGGSWMGDGVSVNNLGVYVFTPSPALIGTHALVYVFSGTQFCGPIRDTLYVRVKPVSGTVQVPADTALCTTAATFRLRGGTPAGGTWSGPGVTGSPATGFFFTPSPALTGTHALVYTGAVLDTASCPSRATRNVTLQAGVVQLSIVNTAMCPTAGPQVLSASPPGGTWSGPGVTGSPASGYSFTPSVALVGLQTLVYTTTATNPAQCPASGRLQVHVLPFPLAVLDSLAPMSFCAASPPHGVVLTAQPPGGTFGGPGVVGNRFNPALAGPGRHVLTYTLPFLTCTQVVTTVAEVTLLAPIRLPADTVLCLAPAPFRLRATPAGGTWTGPNVTAAGLFTPPLTPGTSLLTYSLPDGCGTAPYRVTVPAQPTFAARWSASDCSGSALAPRLVRFEATGPAAAQVQWDFGDGSAVGSGAVVEHTYAAGHYQPQASLAGGSGPGPCPRQMALPGLEVLPAVLPNVITPNGDGQNDAFAPRIGDCLGRLQVFSRWGQPVFDSPTYHNEWDGAGLPAGIYYYLLGTANGNSRVKGWVEIVR
- a CDS encoding ABC transporter ATP-binding protein gives rise to the protein MDPTTSATKTGQVFDWAVLRRLLGYVRPYRRVFIGLIVLTVATAVLGTLRPFLIQRMVDVSIEQGDMKGLNFMFLLLLVLLVAHAGVSYLQTYYGGWLGQYIVRDIRTDLYRHLLSLKLKFFDQTPIGVLVTRNISDVETLSDVFSEGLAAMVGDILQLLFIMAFMFWIDWRLTLISLSVIPPLLFSTYVFKEKIKGSFQDVRTAVAKLNSFVQEHLTGMNVVQIFNNEEREYRKFAAINKEHTEANIRSVLYYSIYFPVAEVLGAIGVGLLVWYAAQGQIEGSISKGALIAFIMYNALFFRPIRQIADRFNTLQLGLVSTERLLKLLDNQDLIAPTGTFAPAELKGDVEFKHVKFAYNEPDWVLKDISFHVKPGQTIAFVGATGAGKTSIINLLSRFYDIQEGSICIDGRDLREYDLSLLRRQIGIVLQDVFLFAGSIRDNITLGNKTITDEQIWEAADLVGARRFIERLPEGLSYPVMERGATLSVGQRQLISFVRAMVYQPHIIVLDEATSSVDSETEELIQQAIEKLMQGRTSLVIAHRLSTIQKADKIIVLDKGEIKETGTHEELLRIEGGYYAQLYRMQYVVANE